One segment of Phragmites australis chromosome 13, lpPhrAust1.1, whole genome shotgun sequence DNA contains the following:
- the LOC133889649 gene encoding filament-like plant protein 7 isoform X1: MSTVEWGTFQIVLLEINHPLMDHKAWLWRKKSSEREPEKEMVARLEKSLQDLNEQLSFANAECIEKDAILAKQAKVAEEAKLGWEKAEAEAIALKAQLDEALDQKAASEQRISQLDEALNVAMVERDSLIKDTDQMISSDKDKVQKLQQNLAEKINVIGSLDAENDKLSEILSVKEKIISELIESKGVTESNIKDLAVKLESAERLNSSLRYEVFMLQKQLEIRSEERKFSLKSADAAHKQHLENIKKITKLESECQRLRSMVRKRLPGPAAIAKMRSEVETMGSNTASTRTRRSNSTTTLNSCVPVQNSHDASHGNSPLLARLHEIEDENNAIKESLSRKDGELQFSRTMLARTTSKLSQVEAQLEELSRGRTAAELVKGSPTVVEHPLSSISEDGCNEDSCSGSWASALLSELEHFKKEKLTAHSSKSTRVSYMSFMDDFAETEKLASVCNDKPMEPYDSKREAVESSGKELAPVDGAAVTADQIRQIKIEKAVLKLIELIEGVIQRSSKDYSSTVVLSGSDEDNGQETLPGYVACAFMWNTSELSSVLQNFVFVCNELLYGNIDVESFVHDLHLTLDWIIRHCSSLRDVSDMKETIIKHLELNNSDGLGVVALTKRTGIHTADGLDEPRTPDTVQILLVSGSRSMDIVPKADVGTQNTNNEMALSKFQGIEGKTSNLRAELNDLEESGKITASVIDGESTMNECGTHESIFISGLNKGNQEGVTCLESKLQLECSCSAKEGSENIAENEEKQLQMQLEISTASEKLIECRETILNLGKQLKALASPKDAMLFDKILHTTVQSERKPRSQSLSDMLSMEDGGFYYPSSAKTKEIICTGPRTPDERKHSADNGDDGPAACSSHPMPAVLPVKPCRVNGTCKGEADLKVVALAVVPGKHKGNGSLLKRILTGRRKESTAKPKVLLTS, encoded by the exons ATGTCCACTGTCGAGTGG GGAACTTTTCAGATTGTACTGCTAGAAATTAATCATCCTTTAATGGATCATAAGGCATggctttggagaaaaaaatcatcagAGAGGGAGCCGGAG AAGGAGATGGTTGCACGATTAGAGAAATCCTTGCAAGACTTAAATGAACAGCTTTCATTTGCTAATGCTGAATGCATTGAAAAGGATGCTATATTAGCCAAACAAGCAAAAGTAGCTGAAGAAGCCAAATTAG GTTGGGAGAAAGCTGAGGCTGAAGCTATAGCTCTCAAGGCACAGCTTGATGAAGCACTGGATCAAAAAGCTGCAAGTGAGCAAAGGATTTCTCAGCTTGACGAAGCTTTAAATGTTGCAATGGTGGAGAGGGATTCATTAATAAAGGATACAGATCAAATGATTTCTAGTGATAAAGATAAAGTTCAGAAGCTGCAACAAAATTTAGCCGAGAAAATAAACGTAATTGGTAGCTTGGATGCCGAGAATGACAAACTTTCTGAAATTCTGTCAGTGAAAGAGAAAATCATCTCTGAGCTAATTGAGTCAAAGGGAGTAACAGAGTCAAACATCAAGGACCTTGCAGTAAAGCTAGAGTCAGCCGAAAGATTAAATTCTTCTCTTAGATATGAGGTTTTCATGCTGCAAAAGCAACTAGAGATTCGAAGTGAAGAAAGGAAATTTAGTCTCAAATCTGCTGATGCTGCACACAAACAGCATCTTgaaaacatcaagaagataaccAAGCTCGAATCAGAATGCCAGAGGTTGCGTTCAATGGTTCGTAAAAGGCTACCAGGTCCTGCTGCCATTGCCAAAATGAGAAGTGAAGTTGAAACAATGGGTAGCAATACAGCAAGCACAAGGACGAGAAGGTCcaattctacaacaacattaaACTCATGTGTTCCGGTACAGAATTCTCATGATGCATCCCATGGAAATTCTCCATTGCTCGCAAGGCTGCATGAGATAGAAGATGAAAATAATGCCATAAAGGAATCTCTTTCTAGAAAGGATGGTGAGCTTCAGTTTTCTCGGACTATGCTTGCTCGCACAACTTCCAAACTTTCCCAAGTTGAAGCACAGCTTGAAGAGTTATCAAGAGGTCGGACTGCTGCAGAATTGGTAAAAGGTAGCCCAACAGTGGTTGAACACCCTCTTTCATCTATCTCTGAGGATGGTTGCAATGAAGACAGCTGTTCAGGCTCCTGGGCATCAGCCTTGTTATCTGAACTGGAACACTTCAAGAAGGAGAAACTCACAGCACATTCTAGTAAGAGCACAAGAGTATCATACATGAGTTTCATGGATGACTTTGCAGAGACAGAAAAGTTAGCATCAGTATGCAATGATAAACCTATGGAACCGTATGATTCAAAGAGAGAGGCAGTAGAATCATCAGGAAAAGAGCTAGCTCCAGTTGATGGCGCCGCTGTAACAGCTGACCAAATTCGCCAGATTAAGATCGAGAAGGCTGTCCTGAAGTTAATTGAACTTATTGAGGGAGTTATCCAAAGATCATCAAAGGATTATAGTAGCACAGTTGTGCTGTCTGGTAGCGACGAGGATAATGGCCAAGAAACATTACCAggctatgttgcttgtgcattCATGTGGAATACATCAGAACTTTCTTCTGTACTGCAAAACTTTGTCTTTGTATGCAATGAGCTTCTGTATGGGAACATTGATGTTGAAAGCTTTGTTCATGACCTTCACCTTACATTAGATTGGATAATCAGACACTGCTCTTCACTTCGAGATGTATCAGACATGAAGGAAACTATCATAAAGCATTTGGAATTAAACAACAGCGATGGCCTTGGAGTTGTTGCGTTAACCAAGCGCACAGGAATCCATACAGCAGATGGCTTAGATGAACCTAGGACGCCGGACACTGTTCAGATTTTGTTAGTATCTGGCTCCAGGTCTATGGATATTGTACCTAAAGCTGATGTTGGTACACAAAACACAAATAATGAAATGGCACTCTCTAAATTTCAGGGAATAGAAGGAAAAACTTCAAATTTGCGGGCAGAACTTAATGATTTGGAGGAGTCGGGAAAAATAACGGCATCTGTTATTGATGGGGAGTCAACTATGAATGAATGTGGCACACATGAATCCATCTTCATATCTGGATTAAATAAGGGCAATCAAGAGGGGGTTACTTGTCTTGAATCCAAGCTTCAGCTTGAATG CAGTTGCTCTGCTAAAGAAGGTTCAGAAAATATCGCTGAGAATGAAGAGAAACAACTGCAGATG CAGCTGGAGATCTCGACAGCATCAGAGAAGCTCATTGAGTGCCGGGAGACAATCTTAAACCTTGGGAAACAACTGAAAGCTCTTGCATCTCCAAAGGATGCGATGCTTTTCGACAAGATACTTCATACTACAGTTCAGTCTGAGCGGAAACCTCGATCTCAATCACTAAGCGACATGCTATCCATGGAGGATGGAGGATTTTATTACCCAAGCTCCGCTAAAACTAAGGAGATCATTTGCACTGGACCAAGGACGCCAGATGAAAGAAAACATTCAGCCGACAACGGAGATGATGGTCCCGCAGCATGCAGTTCTCACCCAATGCCAGCGGTGCTACCCGTAAAGCCTTGCAGGGTGAATGGAACCTGCAAAGGTGAAGCTGATCTCAAGGTAGTAGCACTTGCCGTCGTCCCGGGCAAGCATAAGGGGAACGGCAGCTTGCTCAAGAGGATTCTGACAGGAAGGAGAAAGGAGTCCACGGCCAAGCCAAAGGTGTTGCTAACTTCATAA
- the LOC133889649 gene encoding filament-like plant protein 7 isoform X2 → MSTVEWGTFQIVLLEINHPLMDHKAWLWRKKSSEREPEKEMVARLEKSLQDLNEQLSFANAECIEKDAILAKQAKVAEEAKLGWEKAEAEAIALKAQLDEALDQKAASEQRISQLDEALNVAMVERDSLIKDTDQMISSDKDKVQKLQQNLAEKINVIGSLDAENDKLSEILSVKEKIISELIESKGVTESNIKDLAVKLESAERLNSSLRYEVFMLQKQLEIRSEERKFSLKSADAAHKQHLENIKKITKLESECQRLRSMVRKRLPGPAAIAKMRSEVETMGSNTASTRTRRSNSTTTLNSCVPVQNSHDASHGNSPLLARLHEIEDENNAIKESLSRKDGELQFSRTMLARTTSKLSQVEAQLEELSRGRTAAELVKGSPTVVEHPLSSISEDGCNEDSCSGSWASALLSELEHFKKEKLTAHSSKSTRVSYMSFMDDFAETEKLASVCNDKPMEPYDSKREAVESSGKELAPVDGAAVTADQIRQIKIEKAVLKLIELIEGVIQRSSKDYSSTVVLSGSDEDNGQETLPGYVACAFMWNTSELSSVLQNFVFVCNELLYGNIDVESFVHDLHLTLDWIIRHCSSLRDVSDMKETIIKHLELNNSDGLGVVALTKRTGIHTADGLDEPRTPDTVQILLVSGSRSMDIVPKADVGTQNTNNEMALSKFQGIEGKTSNLRAELNDLEESGKITASVIDGESTMNECGTHESIFISGLNKGNQEGVTCLESKLQLECCSAKEGSENIAENEEKQLQMQLEISTASEKLIECRETILNLGKQLKALASPKDAMLFDKILHTTVQSERKPRSQSLSDMLSMEDGGFYYPSSAKTKEIICTGPRTPDERKHSADNGDDGPAACSSHPMPAVLPVKPCRVNGTCKGEADLKVVALAVVPGKHKGNGSLLKRILTGRRKESTAKPKVLLTS, encoded by the exons ATGTCCACTGTCGAGTGG GGAACTTTTCAGATTGTACTGCTAGAAATTAATCATCCTTTAATGGATCATAAGGCATggctttggagaaaaaaatcatcagAGAGGGAGCCGGAG AAGGAGATGGTTGCACGATTAGAGAAATCCTTGCAAGACTTAAATGAACAGCTTTCATTTGCTAATGCTGAATGCATTGAAAAGGATGCTATATTAGCCAAACAAGCAAAAGTAGCTGAAGAAGCCAAATTAG GTTGGGAGAAAGCTGAGGCTGAAGCTATAGCTCTCAAGGCACAGCTTGATGAAGCACTGGATCAAAAAGCTGCAAGTGAGCAAAGGATTTCTCAGCTTGACGAAGCTTTAAATGTTGCAATGGTGGAGAGGGATTCATTAATAAAGGATACAGATCAAATGATTTCTAGTGATAAAGATAAAGTTCAGAAGCTGCAACAAAATTTAGCCGAGAAAATAAACGTAATTGGTAGCTTGGATGCCGAGAATGACAAACTTTCTGAAATTCTGTCAGTGAAAGAGAAAATCATCTCTGAGCTAATTGAGTCAAAGGGAGTAACAGAGTCAAACATCAAGGACCTTGCAGTAAAGCTAGAGTCAGCCGAAAGATTAAATTCTTCTCTTAGATATGAGGTTTTCATGCTGCAAAAGCAACTAGAGATTCGAAGTGAAGAAAGGAAATTTAGTCTCAAATCTGCTGATGCTGCACACAAACAGCATCTTgaaaacatcaagaagataaccAAGCTCGAATCAGAATGCCAGAGGTTGCGTTCAATGGTTCGTAAAAGGCTACCAGGTCCTGCTGCCATTGCCAAAATGAGAAGTGAAGTTGAAACAATGGGTAGCAATACAGCAAGCACAAGGACGAGAAGGTCcaattctacaacaacattaaACTCATGTGTTCCGGTACAGAATTCTCATGATGCATCCCATGGAAATTCTCCATTGCTCGCAAGGCTGCATGAGATAGAAGATGAAAATAATGCCATAAAGGAATCTCTTTCTAGAAAGGATGGTGAGCTTCAGTTTTCTCGGACTATGCTTGCTCGCACAACTTCCAAACTTTCCCAAGTTGAAGCACAGCTTGAAGAGTTATCAAGAGGTCGGACTGCTGCAGAATTGGTAAAAGGTAGCCCAACAGTGGTTGAACACCCTCTTTCATCTATCTCTGAGGATGGTTGCAATGAAGACAGCTGTTCAGGCTCCTGGGCATCAGCCTTGTTATCTGAACTGGAACACTTCAAGAAGGAGAAACTCACAGCACATTCTAGTAAGAGCACAAGAGTATCATACATGAGTTTCATGGATGACTTTGCAGAGACAGAAAAGTTAGCATCAGTATGCAATGATAAACCTATGGAACCGTATGATTCAAAGAGAGAGGCAGTAGAATCATCAGGAAAAGAGCTAGCTCCAGTTGATGGCGCCGCTGTAACAGCTGACCAAATTCGCCAGATTAAGATCGAGAAGGCTGTCCTGAAGTTAATTGAACTTATTGAGGGAGTTATCCAAAGATCATCAAAGGATTATAGTAGCACAGTTGTGCTGTCTGGTAGCGACGAGGATAATGGCCAAGAAACATTACCAggctatgttgcttgtgcattCATGTGGAATACATCAGAACTTTCTTCTGTACTGCAAAACTTTGTCTTTGTATGCAATGAGCTTCTGTATGGGAACATTGATGTTGAAAGCTTTGTTCATGACCTTCACCTTACATTAGATTGGATAATCAGACACTGCTCTTCACTTCGAGATGTATCAGACATGAAGGAAACTATCATAAAGCATTTGGAATTAAACAACAGCGATGGCCTTGGAGTTGTTGCGTTAACCAAGCGCACAGGAATCCATACAGCAGATGGCTTAGATGAACCTAGGACGCCGGACACTGTTCAGATTTTGTTAGTATCTGGCTCCAGGTCTATGGATATTGTACCTAAAGCTGATGTTGGTACACAAAACACAAATAATGAAATGGCACTCTCTAAATTTCAGGGAATAGAAGGAAAAACTTCAAATTTGCGGGCAGAACTTAATGATTTGGAGGAGTCGGGAAAAATAACGGCATCTGTTATTGATGGGGAGTCAACTATGAATGAATGTGGCACACATGAATCCATCTTCATATCTGGATTAAATAAGGGCAATCAAGAGGGGGTTACTTGTCTTGAATCCAAGCTTCAGCTTGAATG TTGCTCTGCTAAAGAAGGTTCAGAAAATATCGCTGAGAATGAAGAGAAACAACTGCAGATG CAGCTGGAGATCTCGACAGCATCAGAGAAGCTCATTGAGTGCCGGGAGACAATCTTAAACCTTGGGAAACAACTGAAAGCTCTTGCATCTCCAAAGGATGCGATGCTTTTCGACAAGATACTTCATACTACAGTTCAGTCTGAGCGGAAACCTCGATCTCAATCACTAAGCGACATGCTATCCATGGAGGATGGAGGATTTTATTACCCAAGCTCCGCTAAAACTAAGGAGATCATTTGCACTGGACCAAGGACGCCAGATGAAAGAAAACATTCAGCCGACAACGGAGATGATGGTCCCGCAGCATGCAGTTCTCACCCAATGCCAGCGGTGCTACCCGTAAAGCCTTGCAGGGTGAATGGAACCTGCAAAGGTGAAGCTGATCTCAAGGTAGTAGCACTTGCCGTCGTCCCGGGCAAGCATAAGGGGAACGGCAGCTTGCTCAAGAGGATTCTGACAGGAAGGAGAAAGGAGTCCACGGCCAAGCCAAAGGTGTTGCTAACTTCATAA
- the LOC133889649 gene encoding filament-like plant protein 7 isoform X5: MDHKAWLWRKKSSEREPEKEMVARLEKSLQDLNEQLSFANAECIEKDAILAKQAKVAEEAKLGWEKAEAEAIALKAQLDEALDQKAASEQRISQLDEALNVAMVERDSLIKDTDQMISSDKDKVQKLQQNLAEKINVIGSLDAENDKLSEILSVKEKIISELIESKGVTESNIKDLAVKLESAERLNSSLRYEVFMLQKQLEIRSEERKFSLKSADAAHKQHLENIKKITKLESECQRLRSMVRKRLPGPAAIAKMRSEVETMGSNTASTRTRRSNSTTTLNSCVPVQNSHDASHGNSPLLARLHEIEDENNAIKESLSRKDGELQFSRTMLARTTSKLSQVEAQLEELSRGRTAAELVKGSPTVVEHPLSSISEDGCNEDSCSGSWASALLSELEHFKKEKLTAHSSKSTRVSYMSFMDDFAETEKLASVCNDKPMEPYDSKREAVESSGKELAPVDGAAVTADQIRQIKIEKAVLKLIELIEGVIQRSSKDYSSTVVLSGSDEDNGQETLPGYVACAFMWNTSELSSVLQNFVFVCNELLYGNIDVESFVHDLHLTLDWIIRHCSSLRDVSDMKETIIKHLELNNSDGLGVVALTKRTGIHTADGLDEPRTPDTVQILLVSGSRSMDIVPKADVGTQNTNNEMALSKFQGIEGKTSNLRAELNDLEESGKITASVIDGESTMNECGTHESIFISGLNKGNQEGVTCLESKLQLECSCSAKEGSENIAENEEKQLQMQLEISTASEKLIECRETILNLGKQLKALASPKDAMLFDKILHTTVQSERKPRSQSLSDMLSMEDGGFYYPSSAKTKEIICTGPRTPDERKHSADNGDDGPAACSSHPMPAVLPVKPCRVNGTCKGEADLKVVALAVVPGKHKGNGSLLKRILTGRRKESTAKPKVLLTS, from the exons ATGGATCATAAGGCATggctttggagaaaaaaatcatcagAGAGGGAGCCGGAG AAGGAGATGGTTGCACGATTAGAGAAATCCTTGCAAGACTTAAATGAACAGCTTTCATTTGCTAATGCTGAATGCATTGAAAAGGATGCTATATTAGCCAAACAAGCAAAAGTAGCTGAAGAAGCCAAATTAG GTTGGGAGAAAGCTGAGGCTGAAGCTATAGCTCTCAAGGCACAGCTTGATGAAGCACTGGATCAAAAAGCTGCAAGTGAGCAAAGGATTTCTCAGCTTGACGAAGCTTTAAATGTTGCAATGGTGGAGAGGGATTCATTAATAAAGGATACAGATCAAATGATTTCTAGTGATAAAGATAAAGTTCAGAAGCTGCAACAAAATTTAGCCGAGAAAATAAACGTAATTGGTAGCTTGGATGCCGAGAATGACAAACTTTCTGAAATTCTGTCAGTGAAAGAGAAAATCATCTCTGAGCTAATTGAGTCAAAGGGAGTAACAGAGTCAAACATCAAGGACCTTGCAGTAAAGCTAGAGTCAGCCGAAAGATTAAATTCTTCTCTTAGATATGAGGTTTTCATGCTGCAAAAGCAACTAGAGATTCGAAGTGAAGAAAGGAAATTTAGTCTCAAATCTGCTGATGCTGCACACAAACAGCATCTTgaaaacatcaagaagataaccAAGCTCGAATCAGAATGCCAGAGGTTGCGTTCAATGGTTCGTAAAAGGCTACCAGGTCCTGCTGCCATTGCCAAAATGAGAAGTGAAGTTGAAACAATGGGTAGCAATACAGCAAGCACAAGGACGAGAAGGTCcaattctacaacaacattaaACTCATGTGTTCCGGTACAGAATTCTCATGATGCATCCCATGGAAATTCTCCATTGCTCGCAAGGCTGCATGAGATAGAAGATGAAAATAATGCCATAAAGGAATCTCTTTCTAGAAAGGATGGTGAGCTTCAGTTTTCTCGGACTATGCTTGCTCGCACAACTTCCAAACTTTCCCAAGTTGAAGCACAGCTTGAAGAGTTATCAAGAGGTCGGACTGCTGCAGAATTGGTAAAAGGTAGCCCAACAGTGGTTGAACACCCTCTTTCATCTATCTCTGAGGATGGTTGCAATGAAGACAGCTGTTCAGGCTCCTGGGCATCAGCCTTGTTATCTGAACTGGAACACTTCAAGAAGGAGAAACTCACAGCACATTCTAGTAAGAGCACAAGAGTATCATACATGAGTTTCATGGATGACTTTGCAGAGACAGAAAAGTTAGCATCAGTATGCAATGATAAACCTATGGAACCGTATGATTCAAAGAGAGAGGCAGTAGAATCATCAGGAAAAGAGCTAGCTCCAGTTGATGGCGCCGCTGTAACAGCTGACCAAATTCGCCAGATTAAGATCGAGAAGGCTGTCCTGAAGTTAATTGAACTTATTGAGGGAGTTATCCAAAGATCATCAAAGGATTATAGTAGCACAGTTGTGCTGTCTGGTAGCGACGAGGATAATGGCCAAGAAACATTACCAggctatgttgcttgtgcattCATGTGGAATACATCAGAACTTTCTTCTGTACTGCAAAACTTTGTCTTTGTATGCAATGAGCTTCTGTATGGGAACATTGATGTTGAAAGCTTTGTTCATGACCTTCACCTTACATTAGATTGGATAATCAGACACTGCTCTTCACTTCGAGATGTATCAGACATGAAGGAAACTATCATAAAGCATTTGGAATTAAACAACAGCGATGGCCTTGGAGTTGTTGCGTTAACCAAGCGCACAGGAATCCATACAGCAGATGGCTTAGATGAACCTAGGACGCCGGACACTGTTCAGATTTTGTTAGTATCTGGCTCCAGGTCTATGGATATTGTACCTAAAGCTGATGTTGGTACACAAAACACAAATAATGAAATGGCACTCTCTAAATTTCAGGGAATAGAAGGAAAAACTTCAAATTTGCGGGCAGAACTTAATGATTTGGAGGAGTCGGGAAAAATAACGGCATCTGTTATTGATGGGGAGTCAACTATGAATGAATGTGGCACACATGAATCCATCTTCATATCTGGATTAAATAAGGGCAATCAAGAGGGGGTTACTTGTCTTGAATCCAAGCTTCAGCTTGAATG CAGTTGCTCTGCTAAAGAAGGTTCAGAAAATATCGCTGAGAATGAAGAGAAACAACTGCAGATG CAGCTGGAGATCTCGACAGCATCAGAGAAGCTCATTGAGTGCCGGGAGACAATCTTAAACCTTGGGAAACAACTGAAAGCTCTTGCATCTCCAAAGGATGCGATGCTTTTCGACAAGATACTTCATACTACAGTTCAGTCTGAGCGGAAACCTCGATCTCAATCACTAAGCGACATGCTATCCATGGAGGATGGAGGATTTTATTACCCAAGCTCCGCTAAAACTAAGGAGATCATTTGCACTGGACCAAGGACGCCAGATGAAAGAAAACATTCAGCCGACAACGGAGATGATGGTCCCGCAGCATGCAGTTCTCACCCAATGCCAGCGGTGCTACCCGTAAAGCCTTGCAGGGTGAATGGAACCTGCAAAGGTGAAGCTGATCTCAAGGTAGTAGCACTTGCCGTCGTCCCGGGCAAGCATAAGGGGAACGGCAGCTTGCTCAAGAGGATTCTGACAGGAAGGAGAAAGGAGTCCACGGCCAAGCCAAAGGTGTTGCTAACTTCATAA
- the LOC133889649 gene encoding filament-like plant protein 7 isoform X4, with the protein MSTVEWGTFQIVLLEINHPLMDHKAWLWRKKSSEREPEKEMVARLEKSLQDLNEQLSFANAECIEKDAILAKQAKVAEEAKLGWEKAEAEAIALKAQLDEALDQKAASEQRISQLDEALNVAMVERDSLIKDTDQMISSDKDKVQKLQQNLAEKINVIGSLDAENDKLSEILSVKEKIISELIESKGVTESNIKDLAVKLESAERLNSSLRYEVFMLQKQLEIRSEERKFSLKSADAAHKQHLENIKKITKLESECQRLRSMVRKRLPGPAAIAKMRSEVETMGSNTASTRTRRSNSTTTLNSCVPVQNSHDASHGNSPLLARLHEIEDENNAIKESLSRKDGELQFSRTMLARTTSKLSQVEAQLEELSRGRTAAELVKGSPTVVEHPLSSISEDGCNEDSCSGSWASALLSELEHFKKEKLTAHSSKSTRVSYMSFMDDFAETEKLASVCNDKPMEPYDSKREAVESSGKELAPVDGAAVTADQIRQIKIEKAVLKLIELIEGVIQRSSKDYSSTVVLSGSDEDNGQETLPGYVACAFMWNTSELSSVLQNFVFVCNELLYGNIDVESFVHDLHLTLDWIIRHCSSLRDVSDMKETIIKHLELNNSDGLGVVALTKRTGIHTADGLDEPRTPDTVQILLVSGSRSMDIVPKADVGTQNTNNEMALSKFQGIEGKTSNLRAELNDLEESGKITASVIDGESTMNECGTHESIFISGLNKGNQEGVTCLESKLQLECCSAKEGSENIAENEEKQLQMLEISTASEKLIECRETILNLGKQLKALASPKDAMLFDKILHTTVQSERKPRSQSLSDMLSMEDGGFYYPSSAKTKEIICTGPRTPDERKHSADNGDDGPAACSSHPMPAVLPVKPCRVNGTCKGEADLKVVALAVVPGKHKGNGSLLKRILTGRRKESTAKPKVLLTS; encoded by the exons ATGTCCACTGTCGAGTGG GGAACTTTTCAGATTGTACTGCTAGAAATTAATCATCCTTTAATGGATCATAAGGCATggctttggagaaaaaaatcatcagAGAGGGAGCCGGAG AAGGAGATGGTTGCACGATTAGAGAAATCCTTGCAAGACTTAAATGAACAGCTTTCATTTGCTAATGCTGAATGCATTGAAAAGGATGCTATATTAGCCAAACAAGCAAAAGTAGCTGAAGAAGCCAAATTAG GTTGGGAGAAAGCTGAGGCTGAAGCTATAGCTCTCAAGGCACAGCTTGATGAAGCACTGGATCAAAAAGCTGCAAGTGAGCAAAGGATTTCTCAGCTTGACGAAGCTTTAAATGTTGCAATGGTGGAGAGGGATTCATTAATAAAGGATACAGATCAAATGATTTCTAGTGATAAAGATAAAGTTCAGAAGCTGCAACAAAATTTAGCCGAGAAAATAAACGTAATTGGTAGCTTGGATGCCGAGAATGACAAACTTTCTGAAATTCTGTCAGTGAAAGAGAAAATCATCTCTGAGCTAATTGAGTCAAAGGGAGTAACAGAGTCAAACATCAAGGACCTTGCAGTAAAGCTAGAGTCAGCCGAAAGATTAAATTCTTCTCTTAGATATGAGGTTTTCATGCTGCAAAAGCAACTAGAGATTCGAAGTGAAGAAAGGAAATTTAGTCTCAAATCTGCTGATGCTGCACACAAACAGCATCTTgaaaacatcaagaagataaccAAGCTCGAATCAGAATGCCAGAGGTTGCGTTCAATGGTTCGTAAAAGGCTACCAGGTCCTGCTGCCATTGCCAAAATGAGAAGTGAAGTTGAAACAATGGGTAGCAATACAGCAAGCACAAGGACGAGAAGGTCcaattctacaacaacattaaACTCATGTGTTCCGGTACAGAATTCTCATGATGCATCCCATGGAAATTCTCCATTGCTCGCAAGGCTGCATGAGATAGAAGATGAAAATAATGCCATAAAGGAATCTCTTTCTAGAAAGGATGGTGAGCTTCAGTTTTCTCGGACTATGCTTGCTCGCACAACTTCCAAACTTTCCCAAGTTGAAGCACAGCTTGAAGAGTTATCAAGAGGTCGGACTGCTGCAGAATTGGTAAAAGGTAGCCCAACAGTGGTTGAACACCCTCTTTCATCTATCTCTGAGGATGGTTGCAATGAAGACAGCTGTTCAGGCTCCTGGGCATCAGCCTTGTTATCTGAACTGGAACACTTCAAGAAGGAGAAACTCACAGCACATTCTAGTAAGAGCACAAGAGTATCATACATGAGTTTCATGGATGACTTTGCAGAGACAGAAAAGTTAGCATCAGTATGCAATGATAAACCTATGGAACCGTATGATTCAAAGAGAGAGGCAGTAGAATCATCAGGAAAAGAGCTAGCTCCAGTTGATGGCGCCGCTGTAACAGCTGACCAAATTCGCCAGATTAAGATCGAGAAGGCTGTCCTGAAGTTAATTGAACTTATTGAGGGAGTTATCCAAAGATCATCAAAGGATTATAGTAGCACAGTTGTGCTGTCTGGTAGCGACGAGGATAATGGCCAAGAAACATTACCAggctatgttgcttgtgcattCATGTGGAATACATCAGAACTTTCTTCTGTACTGCAAAACTTTGTCTTTGTATGCAATGAGCTTCTGTATGGGAACATTGATGTTGAAAGCTTTGTTCATGACCTTCACCTTACATTAGATTGGATAATCAGACACTGCTCTTCACTTCGAGATGTATCAGACATGAAGGAAACTATCATAAAGCATTTGGAATTAAACAACAGCGATGGCCTTGGAGTTGTTGCGTTAACCAAGCGCACAGGAATCCATACAGCAGATGGCTTAGATGAACCTAGGACGCCGGACACTGTTCAGATTTTGTTAGTATCTGGCTCCAGGTCTATGGATATTGTACCTAAAGCTGATGTTGGTACACAAAACACAAATAATGAAATGGCACTCTCTAAATTTCAGGGAATAGAAGGAAAAACTTCAAATTTGCGGGCAGAACTTAATGATTTGGAGGAGTCGGGAAAAATAACGGCATCTGTTATTGATGGGGAGTCAACTATGAATGAATGTGGCACACATGAATCCATCTTCATATCTGGATTAAATAAGGGCAATCAAGAGGGGGTTACTTGTCTTGAATCCAAGCTTCAGCTTGAATG TTGCTCTGCTAAAGAAGGTTCAGAAAATATCGCTGAGAATGAAGAGAAACAACTGCAGATG CTGGAGATCTCGACAGCATCAGAGAAGCTCATTGAGTGCCGGGAGACAATCTTAAACCTTGGGAAACAACTGAAAGCTCTTGCATCTCCAAAGGATGCGATGCTTTTCGACAAGATACTTCATACTACAGTTCAGTCTGAGCGGAAACCTCGATCTCAATCACTAAGCGACATGCTATCCATGGAGGATGGAGGATTTTATTACCCAAGCTCCGCTAAAACTAAGGAGATCATTTGCACTGGACCAAGGACGCCAGATGAAAGAAAACATTCAGCCGACAACGGAGATGATGGTCCCGCAGCATGCAGTTCTCACCCAATGCCAGCGGTGCTACCCGTAAAGCCTTGCAGGGTGAATGGAACCTGCAAAGGTGAAGCTGATCTCAAGGTAGTAGCACTTGCCGTCGTCCCGGGCAAGCATAAGGGGAACGGCAGCTTGCTCAAGAGGATTCTGACAGGAAGGAGAAAGGAGTCCACGGCCAAGCCAAAGGTGTTGCTAACTTCATAA